Sequence from the Ereboglobus luteus genome:
CGGGTCGAGATGCGCCTGCAAATGCCCGATGCTGCGGTAGTGGTAAATGAGCGAGTGGACTTGCGATTGCTTGAGCGAGTCGATGGCCGGCTCGCCCGCGAGCGCGGCGCCGATTGACGCGGGCGTGGCCGCCGCGCCGTTGCCGAGCATGAAGCCTTGGAAAAACGCGCGCCATGTGGGATCGACCGAATCGGGATCGTCGAGCCAGCCACGGTATGCGGCCTCGATCAAATCGGCATTCGCGCGCGTCGGAAATGAAAGCGGGTTCATTGCTGAATTGTTTTGAGCGAACGATACACGCGCGAGTTCCGCGGCTCAAGATGAAAGGGGCGCCGCAACATCGCCGCGCCCCGCACCGTGTTTGACCGTTAGTAATGGATTGCGCGCAGCTCCATTAAGCAGCGTAATCCAACGCAAAATATCGCCATCCGCTTCATACAAAACATACGAGACCACCGCATCATGAGCGCCGACAAACACACGCGAAAAATTCCGACCGACGGCGGACGGGACCTCACGCAAAACGTCTTCGCATCGCTTTCGGGTTTGGAAAATCTGAAACCCACCCCCGCATCCACGCCAGCGCCACAAGCATCTCCGTCCGCAACCCCGGCCAAGGCCACCGCGCCCGCAAAAAACCGCGGCCGCGTTGACGTGATTCGCGAAAAAGCCGGGCGCGGCGGCAAGACCGTCACGGTCGCGCGCGGCTTCACCGGCATCGGCCTCCCCGAAAAAGAGGCGCTCGCCAAAAAAATGCGCGCCGCCTGCGGCACCGGCGGCACGGTCAAGGACGGCTGCATCGAAATCCAGGGCGACAAGCGCGACGAAGTTGCGCGCATACTCGCCAAGGCCGGCTTCCGTCCGGTATTCGCCGGCGGCTGAAAATCGAAGGCCACATTTTCTTTCAACAACGGTCCTATCCATCCCGGCAGTCTTATCCGAAAAACATTTTCCCATGTCACAACGCCATCTCCCCGCGCTCGCGCTCTCTCTGCTGTTCGTCCTCTCAGCCCTTCAGCCTTTCAGCCCTTCAGCTTTTTCCTCACCCCTTCCCCCGCTCGACACCGTCACCACCGAACGCTACCCCGACGCCGATTCCGTTCTTGTGGACGAAATCATCCGCACCCGTTACGCCGCCGACGGCTCGGCTTTCACACGCGCCGAAACGTTCGTGAAAATCCTCACCGAAAAAGGCCTCCGCGAAAACCGCACCCACAGCATGGCCTATAATATTTTTTACGAAAACACCGTCGTCACACTCGCCCGCATCATTCACCCCGACGGCACGGCCACGCCCATCGACATCGCCGCCAACACAAAGGAAATGACCAACCGCCGGTCGATGGCCGCAAACATCTACGACCCGAACAACAAAATCCTCACCCTCGCCCTCCCCGGCCTCAAGGTCGGCGACACCCTGCACATCGTCAAGGAAACCACCACCAAGCGTCCGCGCATGAAAGACACCTTCTGCGACTGGCAATCCTTCGAGAGCACCAGCCCGATCATCCGCAGCACCTATGAAGTTCGCGGCCCAAAGGACAAACCCCTCGCAGCCACCGCCATCCTCGACAAAAACGACGACACGCTCACCGCCGCCACCCGCATCGAGGGAGATGAAATCATCCACACATGGACCGCTCGCAACGTCCCCCAGGCGTTTCCCGAACCCTCGATGCCCGCCTTCTACATTTGCACGCAACGCCTCCTCGTCAGCACCGTCGCCACTTGGGAGGAAGTTTCCAAATGGTATTCCTCCATCTGCGAACCTCACCTCGCCAGCACGCCCGAAATCGACGCCAAGGTCGCCGAGCTCATCGCGCCGCCCGCCGGCTCCACAGCGCCGCTCACCGACGACGAAAAAATCCGCCGCGTCTTCCGCTTCGTCTCGCAGGAAATCCGCTACATGGGCATCACCCTCGAAAAAGATTCGCCCGGCTTCGAGCCCCACGACGTCAGCCTCACATTCAACAACCGCTATGGCGTTTGCCGCGACAAGGCCGCGCTCCTCGTCACCATGCTCCGCGCCGCCGGCTTCGACGCCGCGCCCGTCCTCATCAACGCCGGCCCGCTCGTTGATCCCGAGGTCCCGAAAATTTATTTCAACCACGCCGTCACCGCCGTCCGCCTCGCCGACGGCACCGACATCCTCATGGATTCGACCGACGAAAACACCGCCGACCTCTTCCCCAGTTACCTCGCCAACAAAAGCTACCTCGTAGCCCGCGCCGAAGGCGACACACTCCGCGTCTCGCCCGTCGCCCCGGCAGAGGAAAACATGCTCCGCGCCGCCACGCGCATCACCATTGCCGACGACGGCTCGGCCACCGGCGACATCACGCTCGACTTCAGCGGCATCAACGACAACGCCTACCGCGGCTCATTCGCCCGCGCCAAGCCCGAGGACATCCGCCGCTGGCTCGAAACCCTCCTCAAAAATCAAATCCCCGGCGCCACCCTCACCGCGCACGAAATCACCCCGCGCAACGCGATGGACACCACCCGGCCCCTCCACGCCGCGATCTCCTTCTCGGCGCCCGACTACTTCACTGTTGCCCGGGAAAAAACCATTCTCAACACACCCTGGTTCGGCGCCGACTTCTCCATCGCCTCGCGCTTTCTCGGCAACGGCACCGCGCTCGCCAAACGCCGCTTCCCCCTCGAAATCCCCTACACCTGCGGCCTCGACGAAACGCTCACGCTCAACCTCCCGCCGCGCATCGGGGATACCCTCGCCCTTCCCGACGAAACCCGCGTCGAACTCCCCGCCGTCACCTACGAAAAAACTTTCACGCGAAACAAAAACGTCATCACCGGCAAACTCGCCATGCGCCTCCGCGCCCCCGCGTGGCCGCGGGCGAACCCTACGCGCAACTCAAGGACGCCCTCAAGGACATCGAGTATTCCGACCGCCAGTCCCCCGTGCTCGCCGCCAAATCCAAAACGCAACTCACCCCCGACATCCGCACCCTCAACAACGAACTCACCATCACGCTCGACGACGCGCACAACTGGACGCGCCGCCGCGCCGTCCGCAAGCAAGTGCTCACCTACGCGGGCAAAAAAAATCACTCCGAAATCAAGCTCAACTACAACCCCGTCTGGGAAACCGTCACGCTCGACCACGCCACCGTCACGCTCAAGGACGGCGGCACGCGCACCGTCTCCCCCGAGGAAATCAACATCATGGACGCCCCCTGGGTTGCCCGCGCCCCGCGCTACCCCGCCGCAAAAACCATGGTCATCTCGCTCCCCGGCGTCGAGGAAGGCGCGACAATCGACACCCAAATCACCACCACCCACAAAAACAAACCCTGGTTCGCCCTCTCGCAGTCCTATTTTGGTTTCGATCCCATCGACGCCTACACATTCACCCTCAACACCGCCGCCGGCGTAAACCTCTCCACCAACCCCGCGCTCGCCGCGCTCGCCGATTCCCCAGCCGAAAACCAAAATCCGAAAACAGGAACCCGCTTCCGCGTCAGCGGCTCCCGCACCGCCTCGCCCCGCGAGGGAGCGCTCCCGCCCCGCTCCTATCTCGGCCCCGTTTATCAAGCCACCACGCTTAACAACCCCGCCGATTATGCCCGCCTCATCAACGACGCCGTCGCGCCCCTCGCCGAACCCACCGGCGCCGTTCGAGCCAAGGCCGCCGAACTCACCGCCGCCGCCAAAACCGAAACCGACCGCGTCGTCGCCATCCGCGATTACATTGCCCGCCACGTCCGCAACGCCGGCCCCAATTTTACCGATCTGCCTCTCTCCTGCCTCACGCCCGCCGAAAAAACCCTGGCCGACGCCTACGGCAACACCGCCGACCGCGCCATCCTCCTCGCCGCGCTCCTACGCGCCGCCGGCCTCGAACCCGAATTCCTCCTCGCCGCCTCGCGTGTCACAAAATTCTATTGGCAGGAAGACGACCTCTTCCCCGCCGATTCCTTCAGCCACCTCGCAGTTCGCGTCCAGGCGGACGGCGAAACCTGCTACCTCGACCATCTCAGCCTTTACGCCGACCCGCACGCCACCTCGCTCGAGGATTGCATGGTCATTGCACTCGCCACCGGAAAAATCGAAACAATCACCCCCGCGCCCAAATACCAAACCACCAGCCGCACAGACTGGCAAATAATCCTCTCCCCCGAAGGCGACGCCGCGGTCACATTCACCGCGCCCCACTACGGCGCCAACCACGAAAGCCTCAAGCGCCGCTTCACCGAAATGACACCCGAGGACCGCGACCGTTATCACCAGTCGTGCATGACATGGATTTCGCAAGCCGCCCAACCACGCGGCGGCTTCGAGACCAACCTCGACTATCCCGCCACCTATTCGTTCTCCGCCGACGTCGCCCGCTACGCGGTCCGCAGCGGCGACTACCTCTACTTTCAACTCCCCGCCGCCTCAACCTCGCCCACGCCCGCCGGCCCCGACACTCGCATCCACCCCCTCTTCGCCACCGCGCACCGCGACTCCACAATCCAGTGGACAATCACGCTCCCCGAAGGTCTCGAAGTCGAAGCCGCCCCCGAAAACCTCTCATGGACCGGGCCCGGCGACTACGGCCATGTCGCAGTCACCACGGCAACCAAACCCGAAAACGCCCGCACCACACTCACGATCACGCAAACCATCAACCTAAACCCCGCAGTGATCCCCGCCGCAAGCTACTCAACCCTCCTCGAACTCAACCGCCGCCTCAGCCAACCCAGCCAATGGCGCGTGCTACTGAAGAAAATTAAGAAGTAAGGGTTAAGTTTCGAGCGGGAAGACATTCCGTCGTTAATAGGCAAGAACCAAGGCCTCAAAAAAGCCTCCCCTTCCCCGCATCACTGCGATAGCTTTTTCGCGCACCCACATAATCCACCCGCCACTCCCCCATTCACATCCGCTACTCACCACTCGCTGCACTTCCTCCCCGCCATGCACCTCCGCCGCCTCGCACTCGCACTCCTGTTTTCACTCTTCACCCTTCCCCCTTCACTCTTCGCGGCAAACCGCGCCGCGGACTGGCGCGCTGTCGCCGACGCACAAAAAGCAGGCCAGCCCAAAACCGCCTCCGCCGCGCTCGACAGTATTATCACCAGCGCAATCGGCGATAAGGCCTACCCAGAAGCCCTTCGCGCAATCCTCATCAAGGCACAAGCCGACGCATCCGTTGAAAACCGCCTTAACCAAGCCGCCGCCCAAATCCGCACTCTCACCACATGGCTGGCCGACGACCACGCACCCGCGCTCCCCGCGTCAATGCGTCCGCTTCTCGAAGCCGCGCTCGCGAAACAATGGTGGTCGTATTATCAGGCCAACCGTTGGCAGCTTCTTCAACGCACTCAAACCTCCGAGCAACCCTCCGACGATTTCCTCACATGGGACGCCCGCCGCGTTCTCGCCGAAACCGCATCACACTTCGAGGCCGCCCTCTCCGATCCTGTCACGCTCCAAAAGACACCCATTGCCAAACTCGAACCTCTCCTCGCCAAAGGCGAACTACCCGACACTTACCGCCCCACCCTCTACGATTTCCTCGTCCACGAAGCCATCGCCTTCTACAGCGCCGGCGAACAGGGCGTTTCCAAATCTGAGGATGCTTTCGAACCCGCTCCCGATTCGCCCATCCTCGGCACACTCGAAGAATTTCTGGCATGGAATCCCGGGAGCGCCGAGCCCAAGCCCGGCTCAATTGTAAGCCAAAATCAACAACCTGAAAATACCACGGACGTCTCACCCGTGCCACGCAATCCCACCATTCGCGCCATCCAGCTCTACCAGCAACTCCTCCGATTCCACCTCGACGACCCGCTCCCCCAACTCGCCCTCGCCGACGCCGAGCGGCACCGCATCACTTGGGCCATCAATCTGCTTGGCAACCAAGCGACCCCGTATGTGGAGTCAACGTTTCGGGCATTTATAAAACGCTGGGAAAAGAATCCCGTAGCTGTGGCCGCGTGTCTTGGCCTTGCTGGGCATTTTCAAGAAAAAGACAACCTCGTCGCGGCTCGAGCCGTTGCGCTCGAAGGCGTCAAACTTGATTCCAAAGCTCCAGCTGCAAACCATTGCCTGAATCTTGTTGCTGAAATCGAGTCACCTGAACTCGAACATATCGCAACTGAATACACATGGGCCGAGCCATGGCATGGCATCAGAGTTCGCTATCGCAACCAGGACAAAATCCATTTTCGGGCAATAGCATTGGATTGGAAAGACATGATCACAGGCAAAATTCCCGAACCTGACGAACCTGAGTTCAAGCTCAGCAGCCGCAAGCCGGCACTGGCATGGACTGCCTCGCTCCCCAAAACCACCGACTATCGTTTTCGCAATGAAAACATTCCAGCTCCTCGAAAATTGAAGCCCGGCCTTTATCTCATTGCTGCCAGCTTAAAAAAGAATTTCTCCGATAAGAATAACCGCATCGACGCCGCTGTTGTTTGGGTAAGTGATCTTGCCATCGTCATTAATTCATCGAACAACGGAGCCGTTTCAGGATTTGTTGTAAATGCGACATCAGGGGAGCCGGTTTCGAAAACAACGGTTTCCGTCTGGCGCGACGACGATACCACGCCGGTTTGTAGCACGACAACGTCGTCTGACGGCTCGTTCATATTTAACCCGCCATTGGCAACCCGTATTCATCTCGTGGCGCAGGCAAAAAACGGTCACGCCATTGCCACATTTCAAGATGGCATTTATGTTAGTCCCCCGGCTAATAATCCGCCCAAGGCATCATCCACGGATTACGTGTATTTTTTTACCGACCGCTCCATTTACCGTCCCGGCCAATCCATCCAGTTTAAGGTAATCGCCCTGCGTCTCACGAATGATGGTGAAACCAAAACCCTCCTGAAAAATCGCGAGTTATCAATCCTGCTGGTTGATCCAAACGGCAAGACCGCCGGTCATATGAAACCTCACACGAACGGTTTTGGCTCAGCCAATGGCAGCTTCACATTGCCTGCCGGACTCCTCCCCGGTGCATACACCATCAGGTCCATCGGCACGGAGATGGGAAACACTTCGATCAGCGTCGAGGAATATAAACGTCCAAAATTCGAGGCATCCATTGAGGCACCTGAAATCGCCGCCAAACTTGAAGACACCGTCACTCTTGCCGGTGCCGCCACATCCTACACGAGCGCCCCCATCGACGGTGCCAAAGTTTCCTGGCGAGTCCGGCGGATTGTGCGCTGGCCGCGCTGGTGCTGGTGGTTTGTTCCTCCCTCGACAAACAACCAGGAAATTGCCCACGGCGTCGCCACCACCGACCATTTCGGCAAGTTCACAATCCAATTCACCGCCCTCGCGGACAAATCCGTCGATCCCAAGAACGAACCTATTTTTGATTATGCTATCTCCGCGGAAATAACCGATGGCACTGGCGAAACGCGCGATGCCAGCCGCATCATCTCGGTAGGTTATACCGCGCTTGCAGCGGACATCACGACAGACACTTGGCTGACCACCGAAAAGGCCATTCCCTTCGCAATAAAAACAACTTCGCTTGATGGCATCGCACAATCTTCAAAAGGAAGAATATCAATTCATCCATTAGAACAGCCGGAAAATATCACTCAACCGGAAATCCCCGGCTACCATTATTCCTGGTTCGCTAGAATATCGACATCCATCGAAAAAACAGCCCTGCCCGCTTCCGACATCCGCGGCTGGCCCGAAAAACCGGCCATCGAAAAGAAGTCTTTTGTCACGGACGCCAAAACAGGATTGGCGGAAATAAAAGTCAACCTCCCTGCAGGCATCTATCGTGCGATTCTTACCACACACGACCGCTTTGGAAAAACAATCACCGCCCGCACTGAGTTCCGCGTCATCGACCCCGAGGCAACCCAACACAATATAAAGGAGGCGTTCTTTTTGGCCGCACCCAAATGGGAGGCCAATCTTGGCGATACCTTTACCGCATTGTGGGCATCCGGCTACGAAACTGCCCGAGCCTACATCAGCATCGAACAAAAAGACACCGTAATTAAGGCCTTCTGGACTGACGAGGGTGCGACCAGTCAAAAAATCACGCTCCCCATCACCAAAGCCATGCAAGGAGGTGCAACTCTTCGCATTTTTCAGTATCGTGACAATCGTCTCATCACGCGAAATCAAAACATAGCTGTTCCTCTTGACAGCACATCCCTGAAAATCTCATGGGAGCATTTTAACTCAAAACTCATTTCTGGCGGACGCGAAACATGGACTGCGAAAATCACAGCCCCCAATAACATGCAAACAGCCGCTGAAATGGCTGCGACACTCTATGACGTTTCCCTCGACCAATTTCGCCCGCACAACTGGCCTGAAACACTCACAGCCCAAGGATCATATAAATACACCCGCAATCGCTTCACCTCACGAACCAACACCATCGCAAATTTTGAAGAAATAGATGATACTCTTGATGGGCCTGAAACTCTGTCAGCCACACCGCTAACTTACTGGCGGTGGCGTCACGAAATGCGATTTCATAGTGACATTGTCGTGCTGGATAAATTTGCAGTGACGGAAGATCGCTCGGGAAGTGCAAGAGCGAATACCTTCATGCAGCAAAGTGCAGATGACGGTTTCGTAAGAGTCGGCGGACTGGATCCAAAGTATGCAGGCTTTAGCATGGACGGTTTTACTTTGGCCAGTGCAGGTAATTTTCAAAAGGCAGTCAGATCCACCGATCAATTCGGCAGCGCCACTGATGAACGCCAGTCCGTGCGGCCAACCCCCGATCAAACTGCATTGACTAAGGAATCCCAACCCGACCTGACCGCCGTGACCGCGCGCAAGAACCTTAACGAAACGGCTTTCTTCTTCCCGCAACTCCTC
This genomic interval carries:
- a CDS encoding translation initiation factor, with protein sequence MSADKHTRKIPTDGGRDLTQNVFASLSGLENLKPTPASTPAPQASPSATPAKATAPAKNRGRVDVIREKAGRGGKTVTVARGFTGIGLPEKEALAKKMRAACGTGGTVKDGCIEIQGDKRDEVARILAKAGFRPVFAGG
- a CDS encoding DUF3857 domain-containing protein, with protein sequence MLTYAGKKNHSEIKLNYNPVWETVTLDHATVTLKDGGTRTVSPEEINIMDAPWVARAPRYPAAKTMVISLPGVEEGATIDTQITTTHKNKPWFALSQSYFGFDPIDAYTFTLNTAAGVNLSTNPALAALADSPAENQNPKTGTRFRVSGSRTASPREGALPPRSYLGPVYQATTLNNPADYARLINDAVAPLAEPTGAVRAKAAELTAAAKTETDRVVAIRDYIARHVRNAGPNFTDLPLSCLTPAEKTLADAYGNTADRAILLAALLRAAGLEPEFLLAASRVTKFYWQEDDLFPADSFSHLAVRVQADGETCYLDHLSLYADPHATSLEDCMVIALATGKIETITPAPKYQTTSRTDWQIILSPEGDAAVTFTAPHYGANHESLKRRFTEMTPEDRDRYHQSCMTWISQAAQPRGGFETNLDYPATYSFSADVARYAVRSGDYLYFQLPAASTSPTPAGPDTRIHPLFATAHRDSTIQWTITLPEGLEVEAAPENLSWTGPGDYGHVAVTTATKPENARTTLTITQTINLNPAVIPAASYSTLLELNRRLSQPSQWRVLLKKIKK
- a CDS encoding alpha-2-macroglobulin family protein, whose translation is MHLRRLALALLFSLFTLPPSLFAANRAADWRAVADAQKAGQPKTASAALDSIITSAIGDKAYPEALRAILIKAQADASVENRLNQAAAQIRTLTTWLADDHAPALPASMRPLLEAALAKQWWSYYQANRWQLLQRTQTSEQPSDDFLTWDARRVLAETASHFEAALSDPVTLQKTPIAKLEPLLAKGELPDTYRPTLYDFLVHEAIAFYSAGEQGVSKSEDAFEPAPDSPILGTLEEFLAWNPGSAEPKPGSIVSQNQQPENTTDVSPVPRNPTIRAIQLYQQLLRFHLDDPLPQLALADAERHRITWAINLLGNQATPYVESTFRAFIKRWEKNPVAVAACLGLAGHFQEKDNLVAARAVALEGVKLDSKAPAANHCLNLVAEIESPELEHIATEYTWAEPWHGIRVRYRNQDKIHFRAIALDWKDMITGKIPEPDEPEFKLSSRKPALAWTASLPKTTDYRFRNENIPAPRKLKPGLYLIAASLKKNFSDKNNRIDAAVVWVSDLAIVINSSNNGAVSGFVVNATSGEPVSKTTVSVWRDDDTTPVCSTTTSSDGSFIFNPPLATRIHLVAQAKNGHAIATFQDGIYVSPPANNPPKASSTDYVYFFTDRSIYRPGQSIQFKVIALRLTNDGETKTLLKNRELSILLVDPNGKTAGHMKPHTNGFGSANGSFTLPAGLLPGAYTIRSIGTEMGNTSISVEEYKRPKFEASIEAPEIAAKLEDTVTLAGAATSYTSAPIDGAKVSWRVRRIVRWPRWCWWFVPPSTNNQEIAHGVATTDHFGKFTIQFTALADKSVDPKNEPIFDYAISAEITDGTGETRDASRIISVGYTALAADITTDTWLTTEKAIPFAIKTTSLDGIAQSSKGRISIHPLEQPENITQPEIPGYHYSWFARISTSIEKTALPASDIRGWPEKPAIEKKSFVTDAKTGLAEIKVNLPAGIYRAILTTHDRFGKTITARTEFRVIDPEATQHNIKEAFFLAAPKWEANLGDTFTALWASGYETARAYISIEQKDTVIKAFWTDEGATSQKITLPITKAMQGGATLRIFQYRDNRLITRNQNIAVPLDSTSLKISWEHFNSKLISGGRETWTAKITAPNNMQTAAEMAATLYDVSLDQFRPHNWPETLTAQGSYKYTRNRFTSRTNTIANFEEIDDTLDGPETLSATPLTYWRWRHEMRFHSDIVVLDKFAVTEDRSGSARANTFMQQSADDGFVRVGGLDPKYAGFSMDGFTLASAGNFQKAVRSTDQFGSATDERQSVRPTPDQTALTKESQPDLTAVTARKNLNETAFFFPQLLTDSDGSVRMEFTVPEALTRWKFLGFAHDKQLRSAILTDTAVTAKDLMVQPNPPRFLREGDTVEFTVKITNMTDKPQTGSAQLSFADASSLEAVNLFTGSTINSEQKPVNFSLGANSSQTLSWRITIPDGQGFLTYKAVASTGAVSDGEEGFLPVLSRRQLVTESITLPVRDKGTYTFRFPKLAESETSALQSFSPSPRIPNRANDQQPRLVCRARAAQPHGIPARMHRATLQPLLRQRPRRAHCQLRPENRARLRAMAQHPRARIAPPQKRGPQIRAHRGNPVAARRHARK